In Oceanispirochaeta sp., a single genomic region encodes these proteins:
- a CDS encoding MFS transporter: MKRLVERAAHLPFMRGMSHNGRVVLFTEPFWAIPFNMIIVYATLYMQALGLSDRQIGLTQTLLVTTQILSSLFSGVLTDKFGRKRTTIFFDMISWAVACLVWSFSKSLTGFIIAAFLNGLNKVVQVSFSCMMTEDADSSQRLRNYSGLHFMVLCCGFFAPLGGLLINRLGLIDGTRLLYFWSAIVMAIMFIVRNWGWNEPAQHPEQQKGQTLKGFLKALRFFLASTESRIIFLLQGINQFFKVFKPLFYFVYLSKNAGLKSSSLSLVPMFSSLMMMVILLLVLPRIKTSMRGWTLSLGFLLGSLSLGMLIASPRLGFAVLWASVLLDAFSLALIRPLLDSLWADHLEDKNRARQLSAGHFFFGLFAVPAGSLAAELYTRSPGLPFAAAGLLLLAAFLLSVKLNLKAGKQNE; encoded by the coding sequence ATGAAAAGACTGGTAGAAAGAGCGGCACATCTTCCGTTCATGAGAGGAATGAGCCACAACGGCCGGGTGGTTCTGTTTACCGAACCCTTCTGGGCCATTCCATTCAATATGATCATCGTTTACGCCACTCTATATATGCAGGCCCTGGGTCTGAGTGACAGGCAGATAGGCCTGACCCAGACACTCCTTGTGACCACTCAGATTCTTTCTTCCCTTTTTTCAGGTGTCCTCACAGATAAGTTCGGCCGGAAACGAACGACCATCTTCTTCGATATGATCTCCTGGGCTGTCGCCTGTCTGGTCTGGTCTTTTAGTAAAAGCCTTACCGGATTTATCATCGCCGCCTTCCTCAACGGGCTCAACAAGGTGGTACAGGTCTCCTTTTCCTGCATGATGACAGAAGATGCCGATTCCTCTCAGCGTCTGAGAAATTACTCGGGTCTTCATTTCATGGTCCTCTGCTGCGGTTTCTTTGCTCCCCTGGGGGGTCTTCTCATCAACAGACTGGGTCTGATAGACGGAACAAGGCTTCTCTATTTCTGGAGTGCCATTGTCATGGCCATCATGTTCATTGTGAGGAATTGGGGTTGGAATGAACCGGCACAACATCCGGAGCAGCAGAAGGGTCAAACCCTCAAAGGCTTTCTGAAGGCACTGCGCTTTTTCCTTGCCTCCACCGAGAGCCGGATCATCTTCCTTCTCCAGGGGATCAACCAGTTTTTCAAGGTCTTCAAACCCCTGTTCTATTTTGTCTACCTCAGCAAGAATGCAGGGTTGAAGTCGTCCTCTCTGTCCCTGGTACCCATGTTCAGCTCTCTTATGATGATGGTCATACTCCTGTTGGTTCTACCCCGGATCAAGACCAGCATGAGGGGCTGGACCCTATCTCTGGGATTTCTCCTGGGAAGCCTGTCTCTGGGAATGCTCATAGCCTCTCCCCGCCTGGGATTTGCCGTTCTATGGGCCTCGGTCCTTCTGGACGCCTTCAGCCTGGCCCTGATCCGGCCTTTGCTGGACAGCCTCTGGGCAGACCATCTGGAGGATAAAAACCGGGCCAGACAGCTCTCGGCGGGGCACTTTTTCTTCGGTCTCTTTGCCGTCCCGGCGGGCAGTCTTGCCGCAGAGTTATACACCCGCTCTCCCGGACTTCCCTTTGCCGCGGCAGGACTGCTTTTACTTGCAGCATTTCTTCTTTCTGTTAAACTGAACCTGAAGGCAGGGAAACAAAATGAATGA
- a CDS encoding DOMON domain-containing protein, whose product MKKILFLMAILCLSASMASAQQMLEKDGFVLKWETSGDKLIVTLKAETTGWIAFGIDAESIMKGANIIILWVDDKTGIAMAEDHFGSGRFAHKSDMKLGGSQDFQVLSGTQTETNTEIIFSIPLDSGDEYDKPLVRGQSYRLLLASNNSDNISWKHNNKYAQEIEIR is encoded by the coding sequence ATGAAAAAAATTTTATTCCTGATGGCAATACTCTGCCTGTCCGCCTCGATGGCATCGGCTCAGCAGATGCTGGAAAAGGATGGATTTGTATTGAAATGGGAAACATCGGGAGACAAGCTCATCGTCACCCTCAAAGCGGAAACCACAGGTTGGATAGCCTTCGGGATCGATGCGGAAAGCATCATGAAGGGTGCCAATATCATCATCCTCTGGGTGGATGACAAGACGGGGATAGCCATGGCTGAAGATCATTTTGGAAGCGGCCGATTTGCCCATAAGAGTGACATGAAACTGGGTGGATCCCAGGATTTCCAGGTTTTATCGGGAACCCAGACAGAAACAAACACGGAAATCATCTTTTCCATCCCCCTGGACTCGGGAGATGAATATGACAAGCCCCTGGTCAGAGGGCAGAGCTACAGACTTCTCTTAGCATCAAATAACAGTGACAACATCAGCTGGAAGCACAATAATAAATACGCCCAGGAGATTGAGATTCGCTGA